Proteins from a single region of Chryseobacterium sp. W4I1:
- the moaC gene encoding cyclic pyranopterin monophosphate synthase MoaC: MTNFSHLNKKEQPGMVNVGIKKITHRRAIAKAVVILPENILKALQKDDFKTKKGSVFQTAIIAGIMAAKKTGELIPLCHPIGMDNCEIDIEINSQNGVEIYCTAEIEAKTGIEMEALTGASVAALTIYDMCKALSHDIVIKEIKLIEKTGGKNDFKRD; encoded by the coding sequence ATGACAAACTTTTCACATCTTAATAAAAAGGAGCAGCCGGGCATGGTAAATGTTGGGATCAAAAAGATCACGCACCGAAGAGCAATTGCTAAAGCTGTTGTGATACTCCCTGAAAATATTCTGAAAGCACTTCAAAAAGATGACTTCAAGACTAAAAAAGGCTCTGTTTTCCAAACCGCAATTATTGCAGGAATAATGGCAGCAAAAAAAACCGGTGAACTTATTCCCCTTTGCCATCCTATCGGTATGGATAACTGCGAGATAGATATTGAAATCAATTCCCAGAACGGGGTTGAAATCTATTGTACTGCCGAGATTGAAGCGAAAACAGGCATCGAAATGGAAGCACTGACAGGAGCATCTGTTGCCGCACTTACCATTTATGATATGTGTAAAGCATTGAGCCATGATATTGTGATTAAAGAAATAAAACTAATAGAAAAAACAGGAGGTAAAAATGATTTCAAAAGAGACTGA
- a CDS encoding HesA/MoeB/ThiF family protein codes for MNDPLERYHCQMALPGFGISSQELLNDAKILIVGMGGLGCPSAQYLVSSGIGTIGLADDDTVSESNLHRQILYAPEDIGKSKVDIATKKLKQQNPSVKIIPFNFRVTSDNVMDLISDFDLIIEGTDNFETKCLLNDACVLSGKPLVYGAIYQYEGQVSIWNVKQKDGSFSPNYRDVFPDAENVQVPNCAEGGVIPTLAGIVGCMQANEAIKYFTNPEDSLAGKLWMMNVLNGRTQIIKLRKTSVQITGLAQTVQVITFEKLMQEKGNFEIIDVRTPEEHLHFNIGGINIPVEELQDHLDYISGCSRPVLVYCQSGKRSAETVRKIKKAFPEKEIFSLKDGIHKIPL; via the coding sequence ATGAATGACCCGCTTGAACGCTATCATTGCCAGATGGCTTTACCCGGATTTGGTATTTCTTCCCAGGAGTTACTTAATGATGCTAAAATTCTGATTGTAGGTATGGGCGGATTGGGCTGTCCCTCGGCACAATATCTTGTTTCTTCTGGTATAGGGACGATTGGTCTTGCGGATGATGATACCGTCTCCGAAAGCAATTTGCACCGCCAGATTTTATATGCTCCAGAAGATATTGGAAAATCAAAAGTTGATATTGCCACTAAAAAATTAAAGCAACAAAATCCATCGGTAAAAATCATTCCGTTCAATTTTCGGGTAACTTCCGACAATGTAATGGATTTGATTTCAGACTTTGATTTAATCATTGAGGGAACAGATAATTTTGAAACAAAATGTTTGCTGAATGATGCTTGTGTTTTATCTGGAAAACCCTTGGTTTACGGAGCAATTTATCAATATGAAGGGCAAGTCAGTATTTGGAATGTAAAGCAAAAAGATGGCAGTTTTTCTCCCAATTACCGCGACGTTTTTCCCGATGCGGAAAATGTGCAGGTTCCAAATTGTGCAGAAGGTGGTGTTATTCCAACTTTGGCAGGAATTGTTGGATGCATGCAGGCTAATGAAGCTATCAAATATTTTACAAATCCCGAAGATTCATTGGCTGGAAAACTCTGGATGATGAATGTTCTGAACGGCAGAACACAGATTATTAAATTAAGAAAAACTTCTGTACAAATTACTGGTTTAGCTCAAACGGTTCAGGTGATTACGTTTGAAAAACTAATGCAGGAGAAGGGCAATTTTGAAATCATAGATGTACGCACACCGGAAGAACATCTGCATTTCAATATTGGTGGAATCAATATTCCCGTAGAAGAATTACAGGATCATTTAGATTATATTTCCGGTTGTTCCAGACCTGTTTTAGTCTATTGCCAATCTGGTAAACGCAGTGCAGAAACTGTAAGAAAAATAAAAAAGGCTTTTCCTGAAAAGGAAATATTTTCTTTAAAAGACGGCATTCATAAAATACCGCTATAA
- a CDS encoding NTP transferase domain-containing protein: MISKETDFPKLNGLVLAGGKSQRMGNPKDKINWHGKEQKYYAADLLNPFCDEVFISCRQDQLENFDTAYNALTDTFLNMGPFGGILSALRSQRVKAWLVVACDLPLLDERSLEFLIENRNTEKAATTYESPFDGLPEPLITIWEPKSYSLLLNFLGLGITCPRKVLINSDTLILKPDNPDALMNVNTPEDMAKAKEILRK; the protein is encoded by the coding sequence ATGATTTCAAAAGAGACTGATTTCCCCAAATTAAACGGACTGGTACTTGCCGGAGGAAAAAGCCAGCGAATGGGAAATCCTAAAGACAAAATCAATTGGCATGGAAAAGAACAAAAGTATTATGCAGCTGATCTTTTAAATCCGTTTTGTGATGAAGTTTTTATTTCCTGCAGGCAAGACCAGCTGGAAAATTTTGACACAGCTTACAATGCCCTTACCGATACTTTTTTAAATATGGGACCTTTCGGCGGGATACTCTCCGCATTACGTTCTCAAAGAGTTAAAGCCTGGTTGGTCGTTGCTTGCGACTTACCATTATTAGATGAAAGATCTTTAGAATTCTTAATTGAAAACAGAAATACCGAAAAAGCAGCAACCACTTATGAAAGCCCATTTGATGGACTTCCAGAACCACTGATTACGATTTGGGAGCCTAAAAGCTATTCTCTGCTCCTGAACTTTTTAGGATTAGGAATTACCTGTCCCAGAAAAGTTCTCATCAACAGTGATACATTAATCCTGAAACCGGATAACCCGGATGCTTTGATGAATGTGAACACACCTGAAGATATGGCAAAGGCAAAAGAAATTTTAAGAAAATAA